A region of Vigna radiata var. radiata cultivar VC1973A chromosome 6, Vradiata_ver6, whole genome shotgun sequence DNA encodes the following proteins:
- the LOC106764563 gene encoding heavy metal-associated isoprenylated plant protein 28 — protein sequence MANMQIVPAYNNIVEAQYVEMMVPLYSYGCEKKIKKTFSNLKGIYSVNVDYYQQKVTVWGICNKYDVLETVRSKRKYARFWNEEDNVVLEKSESSKDLKPSLALTKVRSLSLKAWKKIFTRSYSF from the exons ATGGCCAACATGCAAATTGTCCCAGCTTACAACAACATTGTAGAGGCACAGTATGTTGAAATGATGGTTCCATTGTATTCTTATGGAtgtgagaagaaaataaagaaaaccttCTCCAATCTTAAAG GCATATACTCTGTGAACGTGGATTACTATCAACAGAAGGTGACTGTGTGGGGAATTTGCAATAAATATGACGTGCTAGAAACCGTGAGAAGCAAGAGAAAATATGCAAGGTTTTGGAACGAAGAAGACAATGTTGTATTAGAGAAATCAGAATCATCGAAAGATTTGAAACCCTCTTTAGCTTTAACCAAGGTTCGCTCTCTGAGTTTGAAAGCATGGAAGAAGATCTTCACTAGATCATATTCTTTCTGA